In Anopheles gambiae chromosome 2, idAnoGambNW_F1_1, whole genome shotgun sequence, a single window of DNA contains:
- the LOC1270005 gene encoding SAP30-binding protein — MSSKNSALASLTATYTDSENEGDRHSDDDSPQSEGGSSVSQIRSRQQTPLRDMSESSGTPVTQTNTASLPPFKSAEPSGASDNGTPGPPRKKALRLVSYIDDTIVDTDEDNNSPERSEHEEAPESEHEPEPERSPSPEKVDRAKLYGFSLPPEPKGRCSQELQDKIAALYERMKNSNMDTNRIIQERKEFRNPSIYEKLIHFCDINELGTNYAPEIFDPSQWGKESYYEELAKAQKVEMEKVEKARKEATKTEIQTGVKRVDPDESKKRKSKWDQPGVLGAAPGMLGAAAAVAMANALKPAGIIQQTLTTTATGTKGTVISAFGSLPKKPKV; from the exons ATGAGCTCCAAAAACTCGGCGCTTGCATCGCTAACTGCCACCTACACGGACTCGGAAAATGAGGGCGATCGTCATTCGGACGATGATTCACCACAGTCGGAAGGCGGTAGTTCCGTCTCACAG ATTCGCTCCCGCCAACAAACGCCGCTCCGCGACATGTCCGAAAGCTCGGGCACACCCGTCACGCAGACCAACACCGCCAGCCTTCCTCCGTTCAAATCGGCCGAACCGAGCGGCGCCAGTGACAACGGAACGCCAGGGCCACCGCGCAAGAAAGCACTCCGGCTGGTGAGCTACATCGACGATACGATTGTCGACACGGACGAGGACAACAACTCACCGGAGCGGAGCGAGCACGAGGAAGCACCAGAATCGGAACACGAGCCCGAACCGGAACGGAGCCCCTCCCCCGAAAAGGTGGACCGGGCAAAGCTATACGGCTTTAGTCTACCACCCGAACCGAAAGGTCGCTGCTCGCAGGAGCTGCAGGACAAGATTGCCGCCCTGTACGAACGGATGAAAAACTCCAACATGGACACGAACCGCATCATCCAGGAGCGCAAAGAGTTCCGCAATCCGAGCATCTACGAGAAGCTGATCCACTTCTGCGACATCAACGAGCTCGGGACGAACTATGCGCCGGAAATATTCGACCCATCCCAGTGGGGCAAGGAATCGTACtacgaggagctggcgaaagcGCAGAAGGTCGAGATGGAGAAGGTGGAAAAGGCACGGAAGGAGGCGACCAAGACGGAAATACAGACCGGCGTGAAGCGGGTCGATCCGGACGAGTCGAAGAAGCGCAAATCCAAATGGGACCAACCGGGCGTGCTGGGAGCGGCGCCCGGTATGCTCGGTGCGGCCGCGGCTGTCGCGATGGCGAACGCACTGAAGCCCGCGGGCATTATACAGCAGACGCTCACGACGACGGCCACCGGGACGAAGGGCACGGTTATATCGGCGTTCGGTTCGCTGCCAAAGAAGCCCAAGGTTTAG